A single window of Macaca mulatta isolate MMU2019108-1 chromosome 9, T2T-MMU8v2.0, whole genome shotgun sequence DNA harbors:
- the LOC144331400 gene encoding uncharacterized protein LOC144331400: protein MAQAATAHWHGTSALQHPTAAFLSPARLQVPSRQPSPPARLLPHCTHPPCTTTSQLGPGERPPASGLPLSEGGAAPRPPRPWRSLILPASGTSGCRGLRASDVAPGPPDVRVPCPGQAAGESGRTRGRGWEFSLLADLKASRTSSPLGSRGGAWASWLSGTHCPKEKFPAQSVPRRRAALGASQSGRENRAVLQDAPKKTLICRPADLSAGVGLQLRSQQTPGGGGGEVAVEFASGACSKALFDRFWIPYLKLRVVFHLVQAVQGTRKAK, encoded by the coding sequence ATGGCGCAAGCCGCCACCGCCCACTGGCACGGCACCAGCGCCCTCCAGCACCCAACCGCCGCCTTCCTCTCCCCGGCGAGGCTCCAGGTTCCCTCCCGTCAGCCCAGCCCCCCAGCGCGGCTCCTGCCTCACTGCACCCACCCGCCCTGCACCACAACCTCCCAGCTCGGCCCTGGAGAGCGCCCCCCCGCATCTGGACTCCCGCTGTCCGAGGGAGGAGCCGCGCCGCGGCCGCCCCGCCCTTGGCGTTCTTTGATTCTCCCGGCCTCTGGGACATCTGGGTGCCGAGGGTTACGTGCATCAGATGTGGCTCCTGGGCCGCCAGATGTGCGCGTTCCCTGCCCGGGGCAGGCGGCCGGCGAGTCTGGGCGGACGCGTGGGAGGGGCTGGGAGTTTTCCCTCCTAGCTGACTTAAAAGCCAGCAGAACCTCAAGCCCCCTAGGCTCCCGGGGGGGAGCCTGGGCCTCCTGGCTCTCCGGGACTCACTGCCCAAAGGAAAAGTTTCCAGCCCAGTCTGTGCCTCGCCGCCGAGCAGCCCTTGGGGCTTCTCAAAGTGGTAGAGAAAATAGGGCAGTTCTACAGGATGCCCCAAAGAAAACCCTCATATGTCGACCAGCGGACCTTAGTGCTGGCGTGGGACTACAGCTGCGTAGCCAGCAAACCccaggtgggggagggggagaagtgGCGGTAGAGTTCGCATCTGGGGCTTGCTCTAAAGCGCTCTTTGACCGCTTTTGGATTCCATATTTGAAGTTGAGAGTCGTATTCCACCTGGTACAGGCAGTTCAGGGCACGAGAAAAGCCAAGTGA